TTATTGCGCGGCCGTGACGCCCAGCGTCAATTGGTGGTGATGGCCAAGTACGCCGCCGGCATAACGCGAGATGCCACCCGCCAGATCGCCTTTTCCAGCAATCCTGCCGGCATCGTCTCTGTCGACAGCACAGGCCTGGTCACTCCGCTGGCCGATGGCAAGACAGTTGTCACGGCCCAAGCAGCTGGCGGTGTGAACGCCAGCATGGAAGTGGCGGTGGATCATTTTGTCGACGATCCGCAGATCAATTTCCCGAACCAGATCGTGCCGATCTTTACCAAACTCGGCTGTAACAGTGGCGGATGCCACGGTAAGGCCAGCGGCCAGAACGGTTTCAAGCTGTCGCTGCTTGGGTTCGAGCCGGGCGAGGATTATGAGCATCTGGTTAAGGAAGCGCGCGGCCGGCGTTTGTTCCCTGCAGCGCCTGATCGCAGCCTGCTGCTGACCAAGCCGATCAACGCCATTCCGCATGGTGGCGGTCAGCGGCTGGATAAGGAATCGCTCGAATATCGACTGTTAAAGCGCTGGATCACGCAGGGCATGCCCTACGGCAAAGATACCGATCCCAAGGTCGCGCGGATCGAAGTCCTGCCGGAATACTCGATCATGGCCCGCCGAGGTGAGCAACAGATCGCCGTGCTGGCACACTACACTGACGGCGCTATAGAGGATGTGACGCGGCTGGCCCAATTTGATCCTAACGACAATGAGATGGCCGAAGTCTCGAACCTAGGCCTGGTCAAGACGCTCGACCTGACCGGCGACGTGGCCGTAATGGCACGCTACCAGGGGCATGTGGGTGTGTTCCGGGCCAATGTGCCGTTGGGTGTGAACGTCGACACTCTGCCGCCCTCGCAAAACTTTGTCGACGACCTGGTTTTCGCGAAGCTGAAGACCCTCGGCGTGCCCCCCTCGGTGGTTTGCGACGACGCCACGTTCCTGCGTCGCGTCAGCGTCGATATCGCCGGACGTTTACCGACGCTGGAAGAGACCAAAGCCTTTCTGGCCGAAACGGATCCCGCCAAGCGCGATCGGGCGATCGATCGTTTGCTGGACAGCAGCGATTACGCCGACTACTTCGCCAACAAGTGGACCGCGGTGCTGCGTAATCGGCGCCAGAACCCCAATTACATGCACGGCACCTACGCGTTCCACGACTGGATTCGCGAAAGCCTGTATGCCAATAAGCCGTATGATCAGTTCGTGCGCGACATTCTGACCGCCTCGGGCGATGTGGGCGACAATCCGCCCGTGGCCTGGTATCGCGAAGTAAAGGACACGAATCAGCAGGTCGAAGACAGCGCGCAATTGTTTCTGGGATTGCGGATTCAATGTGCCCGCTGCCATCACCATCCGTTCGAGGCCTGGAGCCAGCGCGACTACTACGGTTTCTCGGCGTTCTTCTCGCAGGTAGCGCGCAAGCCGGGAGATCAGACTGACGAGCAGCGCGTCTTTAGCAAGCGCGGTGCCGCCCGGGCCACGAATCCGAAGACAGGCGAAAGCCTGCCCCCGACCGGCCTGGGAGCAAAGCCCAGCGACGTTTCGCCCGAGCGCGACCCGCGCGAGGCTTTGGTTGATTGGATGGCGGCGCCGGACAACCCGTTCTTTGCCAAGGCGCTGGTGAATCGGTACTGGAAGCATTTCTTCAGCCGCGGCATCGTCGATCCCGAAGACGACATGCGGGTGACGAACCCGGCCTCGAATCCACAGTTGCTTGACGCCCTCGCCAAGCACTTCGCCAGCAGTCATTTCGATCTGAAAGAGCTGGTGCGGACCATCTGCCGCTCGAGCGCTTATCAACTGAGCGCGCTGCCGAACGACTACAACCTGAACGACAAGCAGAATTTCTCGCGCTACTATCCCAAGCGCCTCACGGCCGAGGTTCTGTTGGATGCGTTGGACGGCGTTACCGCCGCGCCCAGTAGCTTCTCGGGATTGCCGGCCGGCACGAGGGCCGTGCAGATTCCGGATACGGGCGTGAATTCGTACTTCCTCACGGTATTCGGCAAGCCCGAAGCAGCTAGTGCTTGCGAGTGCGAGCGTTCGCAAGAGGCCAACCTGGCGCAGAGCCTACACCTGCTGAATTCCAGCGAAGTGCAAGGCAAGCTGGCCAACGGCAGCGGACGTGCCGCCCGGCTGGCCGGCGACAAGCAACGCAGCGACGAAGACAAGGTGCGCGAGCTGTACCTGTGCGTCTACTCGCGCGAGCCGGCCTCGGACGAACTGGCGATCGCGACCGGCCACCTGGCCAAGAACGAGAACAAGCAACAGGCCTTCGAGGACATCCTCTGGGCTTTGGTGAATACCAAAGAATTCCTGTTCAATCACTAGTCGGGGCAAAGGCAGGCGGCTCGGCGGCAGCCGGGGCGACTGACAGTTTGTTGCCCGCGATGCGGTTTGCCGACGCGGAAGTGGATTTTTACGCGGCCGGCAATCAGACTAGAGCCTTGAAGTAGGCCTTGGGCCCGCAGCCCACGGCACTGTAGATCCTGCCCTCGGGTTTTGAAAAGCATTGGCGGAACCTGGCGAGCCCTTCGCCGGGTGCTGGAGTAGCGTCGAGCGCGACCGAATGGCTACTGCGCGACACTCGCGTGGCGGCCCAGCGATCGGCTTTGCGGCGCGAGGACTTAGACCCACCTTCCCAACCTACCTGCCCCGCAACGACCTGCCGGTCGTTCGGCCCCGCACCAGGGCCTCGACGATGGAGAATGCTGTGTCTCGAATCTCGACCGGAGCGCGTCGCGCCGTAGTGTGCTGGATGCGCCGTCTGCTACTTGTTGTTGCGCTGCTGATGATCCCCGCAGGCAGTGCGTGGGCCCAGTTGCCAGCCGCGCAGTTGCACGCGTTATTTCCGGCCGGCGGACGGCAAGGAACGATTGTCGACGTGCGGCTTGCTGGCGGCACCGATATCGACGGCGCCGATCGGCTGGTCTTCTCGCATTCGCATGTCACCGCTGTGCAGAAAACACGGGCTCCCACGCCGTTTGAATCCGGACCGCAAGGAATTCCGAGTGAGTTCACCGTGGCCATTCATCCGGACGTGCCGCCGGGCATCTACGAGGCGCGATTCAGCGGAAGATTCGGCATCTCGAACCCGCGCGCATTCGTGGTGGGCAATCTGCCCGAGCAAAAGGAGCCGGCCGACAATCACTCTCCGGAAAAGGCCGCGGCGATCCCGTTCAATACGATCATCAATGGCACGGCCGATGCCACCAGCAACGACTACTTCAAGATCGCGCTCAAGAAAGACGAGCAAGTGGTGATCGACTGCTGGGCCGAGCGCATCGATTCGCGGCTGGATGGCACGCTTGTAATTTACGATGCGAGTGGTCGTGAACTGTCGTTCGATCGTGATACGAATCGCCGCGATCCACTCTTGGCGTTCACAGCGCCGGCCGACGGCTTGTACACCATCAAGCTGTACGACTTCCTTTATCGGGGCGGCGCCGACTACTTCTATCGCTTGCTCGTTACCACAGGTCCCTATATCGACTTTGTCGATCCGCCGGTCGCGGTGCCTGGAACGAAGGCGAGCTTCACGCTTTTCGGCAGCCATTTGCCGGGCGGGGCCAAGGTCGAGGGAATGACCTCGCGCGGCCGTACGCTTGAGAAATTGACGATCGAGATCGAAGCGCCAGCCGGCCAGGCTACAGACGAGTTGACGATCAGCAACCTGGTGCGAGCCCAAGACGCAACGCTCGACGGCTTTGAATACCGGCTTTCGACGCCGGCCGGGGATTCAAACCCCTGCCTGATTGGCTTCACGTCGGCCGCCGTGGTTGAAGAGCAAGAGCCTAATGACGACCCGAACAAGCCGCAGCCGATCAGCGTGCCTTGCACGTTTGTGGGTCGGTTCTCGCCGCGCGGCGACTACGACTGGATTTCGTTCGAGGCCAAAAAGGGTGACTCCTACTGGATCGAAGCCATCTCGCAGCGGCTGGGGCTGCCGACCGATCCGTATGTGCTCGTACAGCGCGTCTCGCGCAACGATAAGGGCGAGAGCCAAGTGACCGACGTCCAAGAGCTGGACGACGCGGGCAAAGGCGCCGGCATTCCTTCGTTCCGGCCCGAAAGCGACGATCCGGCCTATCGATTTCTGGCACCGGAAGATGGCACCTACCGCGTTCTGATTCGCGATCTGTACGCCGGCTCGCGTGGCGATCCACGTTTGATCTATGCCTTGGCCATCCGCCGCGCGGCGCCCGATTTCCGCCTGGTGGCCGTGCCGGCTTACCATACGAACCTCACGGCGCCATCGGATTTTCAGCCGGGCAATCCGTTGTTGCGGCGCGGCGGCACCGAGACGATTAACGTGGTGGCGTTGCGACGCGACGGATACGCAGGCGAGATCAACATCACCGTTGACGGACTTCCTGCCGGAGTGACGGCCCGCCCGGGATTGATCCCGGCCGACCAGAATACAACGACGATCGTATTGCGGGCCGCTGAAGATGCTCACGCCTGGGCCGGCACGATTCGCGTTGTTGGCAAGGCTGCCATCGATGGCAAAGAGATCGCCCGCGTGGCACGTCCTGCCGCCATCGCCTGGCCGGTGCCGCTGAACACGCCTCCCGAGGCGCGACTGGCCCGCGACCTGTGGCTGGCCGTACTCGATTTGGATACGGCGCCGTTTTTGGTGGAACTGGGCGAAGACAAGACATGGGAAATGTCGCGCGCCGGCAAGCTCGAGATACCGATCAAGGTCGTGCGTCGCGGCGAAATGAAACAACCAGTCACGCTCACGGCGCTGGCATTACCGGCGAACGTCAAAGCGGCTGCCGTGACGATCGCACCCGAGGCTAGCGAAGGAAAGCTCGCGCTTGAGATCGCGGACAAGGCGAGGCCGGGCGTGTACGACCTCCGCTTGCAGGCGCAAGCAGCCGTCCCATACCGTCGCGATCCGCAAAGCGCCGACGTAGCAGCCGCGGCGAAGCAGGTCATCGAAAAACTCTCTACTGAGCTGGCCGCCGCCTCGCAAGTGACCGAGCAGGCGCGGCTGGCCGCCGAAAAACTGGCCTCCGAGTCGGCCGCCGCCAGCACCCAGGCCACAGCGTCGGCACAGGCTCAAGCTCAGAAGGCGACGGCAGCGGCAGACGAAGCCAAAGCCGCCGCGACCAGGCTCACGCAAGCGCGCGAGGCTGCAGAAAAGGACTCGACGAACCAGGCGCTGGTCAAGGCGAAGGACGATGCCGAGGTCGAAGTCCAAGTGGCCCAAGTGCAATCCGAGGCGGCAGCCGCCGGACGCGTAGCGACCGACAAAGCAGCCACCGAGGCCGCGGCCAAGATGCAAGCCGCTACGGCTGACAAGGCGATTAAGGACAAACTCGCCGCCGATGCAGCCGCCAAGGCCAAGGCGGCGGCCGACGCCAAAACGGCTGCCGACAAACGCGCGGCGGATCTGGCCAAAGCGGCCGAACAGAAAAACGTCAACGTGTTCGAGTCGTCGACGTCGGCCATACTCAAGATTACTAATGCACCGCTGACACTGTCCGTCACGCCGCCGGCCGCTGCGATCAAGCCCGGCATGCCGCTCGAAATTCCCGTCGCTGTGGGACGGCTATATGGTTTCGCCGATCCGTTGGAAGTCGAGCTGGTCGTGCCCGAGGCGGTCAAGGGTGTGTCGGCAGCCAAGTTGACTCTGCCTCCCGAAATGGTGGACGCAAAGTTCGCTCTGACCACCACGGCCGAATCACCGGCGGGTAAGCATTCGTTGATTGCTCGAACCAAGTTCAAATTTGGCGGAGCGGACTTCACGGTCGATCAGCCTGTGCAAATCAAAATTGAAGCCGCGCAATAGTTCCTACTCAACATTTGCTAGGAAATCCAACTAGAGTGACGTATTCACGCGGTAATGCCATGACAGCAAAGTTAACGAATCGTTTCTCGTTTTGGGCGCCACGTCCCGTTCGCGTGCAAGGCACCAGAACGACGGGCGCAAGAGTGTTGGGTGCAAAAGTGACGGGTGCCATGCCCACGCTCGCGTGGCCATGCCTGATCGCGACGTTCATCGTCACGACGACCACTGCCCCGCACGTGCGCGCCGACGATGCGCCCGCGACGATTCCCATTGCTGACGTAAAGCGTGACGTTCCGGTTGATTTCGCCAAGGATGTGCAACCGTTGCTACAGAAGCATTGCGTGGCTTGCCATAACACCACGACGCACGAAGGGGGCTTAAGCCTGGAAAGCCCGCAAACGATTCTCAAGGGGGGTGACAGCGGCCCAGGTGTCGTGGCCAACAAAAGTGTCGAGAGTCTGCTGCTCAAACGGGCCAGCGGTCAGCTCGACGACTTGATGCCGCCGCCGGGAAACAAAGCCAATGCTACGCCGATGTCGAGCGAGGAATTGGGGCTCGTGAAGCTGTGGATCGACCAGGGGGCGACCGGCAATAATGGCGCGGGCGAGTCGATCGCCTGGCAGCCGCTGCCGCCAGGTGTGAATCCGATCTATGCGGTAGCCCTCACGCCCGATGGCCAATACACAGCCTGCGGCCGCGCGAATCAGATATTTGTCTATCACACGCCCACCGGCAAATTGGTCGGTCGCTTGACCGATCCAGAGTTGTTGCGTGCCGGCGTCTACCAGAAGCCAGGCGTAGCGGATCTTGACCTGGTGCAATCGCTGGCAATCAGCCCGGATGGCTACACGCTGGCCTCGGGCGGCTACCGCACGATCAAGTTGTGGAGTCGGCCGCGTAACGTGCGTGCGTTCACTCTCGACGCCGTAGCGCCCGAATCCGTGGCAGCGATCACCGTCAGTGCCGATGGCAAATGGTTGGCCACAGGCGGTAACGACGGACAAGTGAAATTGTGGGACGCAACCCAAGGCGCCGCGGCCCGAACGCTTTCCGGACACACAGCCGGCATTACGTCGCTCGTGTTTTCGGCGGATGGCGCGCGGCTCTTCTCCGGCTCGCTCGACAAGTCGGTCCGCTGCTGGCAAGTGGCCGACGGCGCGGCGCAAGGTGGCATTAGCGTGCCGGCCGCCGTGAACGCTGTGGCAATTATGGCCGATGGCTCGCAGATCGCGGCCGGTGGCGCAGATAATTTGATCCGCGTGTGGAACATCGCTTCGGCAACGTCGCAACAAGTGGCCGAGGCGGCGCCTGTGGCCGCTTTCTCGGGCCATGCCCAACCGATCACGTCGCTGGCCAACGTGCCTGGCATGCCGCCGCGCATTCTCTCAGGCAGTGCCGACGGCACAGCACGGCTGTGGAACCTGGCCGATGGCAAGGTCATGCAGCAGCTCGATCACGGCAGCCCGGTGACGGCTGTCGCCGTGCGGCCCGATGGAGCTCGCTTTGCCACGGCAGGCGTCGGCGGCATTGCCAAACTGTGGAACGCGGCGGACGGCAAGCTGGTGGCTGACCTGCGCGGTGACGTTCGCGCACAACTGCAAACCGCCTCGGCCGAGCGGACCGTGGCCGATCGCACCCGTGACCTGGCGCACTTCACGGCCGCCGTCGCCACGTCGGAAAAGGCGTCAACCTCGGAAGCCGAAGGCGTAACGAAGGCGATGGAGGCGCTCACCGCCGCTGAAAAGGGTCGCACGGAGAAGACCGAAGCCGCCAAAAAAGCAGAAGAAGAAAAAGTCGCGGCCGAAAAGGCCTCGACCGAAGCCGTGGCCGCCGCTAAAGCGGCCGACGATGCCAAGTCCGGCGCCGACAAGGTCATCGCCGATGCCGAGGCCGCCGCTAAAACCACCAGCGAAATGGCGGCTCAGGCCACGGCCGCAGCCGATGCCGCGCCGGGCAACAGGTTCCTGGCCGACGCCAAAGCCGCGGGTGAGAAAGCTATCGTCGAAGCCACGGCCAAAATCGCCGCTAGCAAAGAAGCCAAAGTCGCTGCGGAGAAGGCCGTGGTGGAGTCGCCGGCTAAAGTCAAAGCGGCCGCCGACGCTTTGGCGGCGAAAGTAAAGGCGGCCACCGATGGTGACGCGGCGCGCAAGCAGGCGGAAACCGGCTTCACCGCGGCCGAGCAGGCACTGGCCGCATCGAACGTCGCCGCCAAGCGCGCGGCCGAGGCCGTACCCGTTGCCAAGGCGACCCAAGCAGCCGGCGAAGCGGCGCTCAAACAATCGCAGGCCGAGCTCGAGAAGGCCAAGCAAACCGCCGTGGCCAGCGAACAACCGATCCGCACCGTCGCGTTCTCGCCCGATAATGTGCAGCTGGTGACCGGCGGTGACGACCGCCTGATTCATCTATGGAGCGCCGACAATGGCGCCGCGTTCGAGACCTATTCGGGTCATGCCGCGCCGGTGCTGGCCGTTGCCTTTGCCGGCGACGGTCGCGTGGTATCTGGTAGCGCCGACAAATCAGCAATCGCGTGGGACCTGCACCCGGCCTGGACCTGGCAGCGCACGATCGGTGGCCCGGAGAGCGCGTTGCTCGTCGACCGGGTCACGGCGCTCGACTTCAGCCCCGACGGCAAGCTACTCGCCAGCGGCAGTGGAGAGCCGTCGCGCAGCGGCGAACTGAAGATCTGGAACGTGGCCGACGGCACACTGGCGCGCGAGATCGCCGACGCTCATAGCGATACGATCTTCGGGCTCGATTTTTCGCCCGACGGCAAGTATCTGGCGTCGTGCGGCGCCGACAAGTTCGTCAAGGTTTTCGACGTGGCCAAGGGAAGTCTGGCTAAGAGCTTCGAGGGGCATACCCATCACGTGCTGACCGTAGCCTGGCAATCGCAGGGACGCGTCCTAGCTAGCGGCGGCGCGGACAACGTCATCAAGGTCTGGAACTTCGAAACGGGCGAGCAGCAGCGCACCATCGGCGGCTTTGCCAAGGAAGTCACTGCCGTGGCCTTTGTCGGCACCGGAGACGAAACGATTTCCTGCACGGGCGACAAGCTGGTGCACCTCTATCAGACCGATAGCGGCAAGAAAGTCCGCGACTTCGGCGGTGCAAGCGACTTCATGTACGCCGCCGCCATCACGCCCGACGGCAAGCTGCTCGTGGCCGGCGGTCAGGATAGCACCCTACGCGCCTGGACCGCACAGGATGCCAAGGCACTCTATACACTCGAAGCGGCAAAGCCGTAGAGCGCGTTCGCCGTCGCTGCTAAACACGTACTTCATTGATTCCGCGCGGGATGCTATGTATTGACGCGTCGAATCGCTCGGCGATTCGCTCGCTTGGACAAGCCAACCGTAACACGCAGGACCAGCAGATCTCGGAAGTCTGCCGGGCGTGCGGCGTCCGCCGGGCAATCGTGCGTGGAAGCATTGCTTCGACCCCTGGCGGACCTGGTACAGAATCCGCAATCGTCTGGCCCACCGTGCGCACCGCCGCGATCGACGCTCTGGCGTTGTTGGGTGGCGATCCGAGCGATGCCGTGCCACGCCAATACCCTATGGGTCGACGGAGCGCTAACCGTGGCCACGGCCGAAACCGTGTTGATCCTGCCCATGGGCAGGCATTGGGTCGTGCTAGCAATCCGTCACGCGATGCCCAGCCGCACGACCATCTCCTTGATGTGACGCAGCCGCCGGTCGCTGTGGTCGCATTTCAACTCCTCGGCGGGAATTAGCGTGCGACGGCAGGAGCGCGGGCCGACGTCGGCGTGCTGGCAATGCGATTGCCGTACCTGCCATGCGCGGTAATGACGGAGAGCCGCATGCGGGAGCGCAGTAGCGGCCGCGCTCTTTTGTCGGAAGACGTATGTGGTTGCAGACGCCCAGAGGGTCACGGCAAAGTCACCGCAAAATACTCAGACAACCATGCACAGTCCCTCTTGCGCCGTCAATCTCTTCGTATTTTGCCCATCTACATGAAACGCCTACCGGAAATGTCTTCGGAATCGGAAGTAACCATTTTTTCGTTAGGGTTTACCTTTCTTACTCAACTGCCGCGACTGGCAAGGCCGATACTACGGGCACGAATACCTACAGCGGAGTTCTCCGCTGTGTGATTGCGCGGATACTGTCCGTGGAACTTATGTGGACTCCGACGATGTCGATTAGCCGCCTGAAAGCGTCCTTGCTCACGTTGGCCGTCCAGATGCTATGCGTCTCGGTGGCGCTGGGAACCGAGCAGGGAGTGCAGCAGTACTCATCCACGCACCCGCCGGGGCCGCAGCAGGCGAGCGGTCCTCCGCAGCCAGGCCATGATCGGCCCGGACCGGGACCCACCGTCGGGGATGAGACGCCGAGCGGCATTGATGCCCCGGGTCCCGAGTTCATGAGCATTGAGGATATGGAGGTTTGGGCCCCGGCGGACATCAGCACCTACGGTGCTGGCATCCCGGCCAATACAGGCTGGTGGTTTTCTTGGGACTATCTGCGATACACGGTGTCGCCGCCGAAGCGGACGATCATCGGTAATCCCAGCATTTCGACCGCGTACTTTACCGGCACGCCGAACTACTTTGGAGCCTCGGTCGGCCAGGGCATCGTGACGCTCCCCAGTTCAATCACGCCGCCTACCGGTACCACAACTCTCGGTGGTAGCAATGCGGGCGTGCAGCTTGGTCCAATGGACACAGGGTTTATTGGCGACGGACCCTCCAACGGCTATCGTTGGGAAGGTGGTTGGATGGACAAGAGCCACGGCTTCTTGCTAAGCGCGTTCAGGCTCTATGACAACGATCAGCAGGCCGTTGGTCAAAACGTGGGCGTACCGTTCTACGCACCGCCGCAAGGGCCCTACGGAATCTCGCTCCTGCAGGGGTTCGTTGACCCGAGCGGTCTAGGACACGACGCCGACCTCAACGGCAACGGCATCTTCGGCCGCTATGGAGCCAACCCGACGTCAGGACAGGTACCTGCCAATCCCGGCACCGCGCCGGACTTCGGTGACTTGGCCACGCTGCCGACGAATTTCACCAGAATCCTTGTCCAGGACCATCGTGCCACGTGGGGCGCCGAAGCCGACTATGTTTGGCGCCTACGAGAGCGTTATCATCCGACGACCTGGGAAATCCTCGGCGGCGTACGCTACTTCCGCTGGGATGAAAGTTTCTACGTCTTGGGTCAAGGTGGCGTACTGGACTATAGCTACTGGAACACCCGTGCCATCAACAACCTGGTGGGTCCCAACATCGGGTTGCGATTTGCCCATCGCCGCAACCGGTTGAATTTGACCAGCGAAGTACGCTATTCGCCAATGGCGAATATTCAGAACAACCAGCAACAAGGACTGATCGCGGGCCTTACTGTCCCTGGTGCGCCGGCAACGATCACCGGCAATTCGCTTAATCTGCAGCCCACCGGCTGGAACACTGCCATCGGCAAGACCGAGTTCTCCAACCTCGCAGAGCTGCGACTCAACCTGCAATACCAGATCTTCAACAAGGCCTCGGTCAACGTCGGTTGGACCGGCTTGATCGTCGACGGCATTGCCCGTCCTAGCGACATGATCAACTACACGCTGCCGAACATGGGCCTGCTTGTTCACGGCAACAATCGCCAGACCGTGTTCATGCAAGGCTTCACGCTCGGCTTCATCTTCAATCGCTAGTCGCCCATCGTAGCAACAGCGAACGAAGCGATAGATCAGCGTGATCGTGGGACATTATCCGGTGCCGCGAGGACGGGGTATTACCTGGGGCGACCGGACTGAATTACGGCGCACAATGCCCATCGATCACAGAGAGAGGGTTGCAGCCCGCCGCAATCGAATGGCCGCCCATCCACCAGCGACCGAGGGGACATGACGGAACCACGGCTGGCCAGGATCGTGGCCTGCGTGATTTCTGTGGGACCGACCGTGCCTCCGGTTCCGCGCTCCTGCTCGTTGCGGAAGCTTGGCACATACGCTCACCACGAATGGATGCGAGTCGGATGTTCGGCAACGATAGACAGCTCGCATTGCGTCAATTTCGCAGCGAGCGCCGAGTTCATCTCACAGCGTCCAAGGACAATGCTCACACTTAGACAGCGTCGGCACTGCGCAACTTGCGAAGCTCGTCCAACTCGCTCATCAAGCGATGGCGCAGTGGGCTTTCCGGACGAAGCTCGTCGAGCAATGCTTCCGCCTTGACCAGCGAGGCTTCATCATACTCTCCGCCTTTGAACATCTTCCGCCAGCTGCGCACGACTTCCTGCTCGGTTAGCACTCGGACCACCCTTCTCGAAGAGTTGCAGATTTAGTACAGCCAACACGGCCCGCTGCCGTCTGGCCCCACAACAGGACGACACACTCATCCTACCCGGGACCGCTGTAGGGGACAATCTCGCGATTTCTGCGCTCGAGTCCGCAATGCTGGCAACATGCCGAGTCGTTCGTCCGCAATTGTTAGCGGGCAAACGACTGTAGCGATGGGTCTGTCCCCCCACTGGCGGAGTTCACGGGCGGACAATGGACGCAGGCCGTGGCGAAGCGATGCTCCCTGCCACTACCAGAATTCGCTCCGAAACTACTACTGGTTTACCTCGAAACGCTTTCCAGCGACGCGCGGTGGGCCGGCTCCGGAGAGCCGCGATTTATATAGCCCGGATCGATCTTGGCCAATTCTTCGGCCAGGGTTTCGACGGTGTAGCGGATCTGCTCTTCGGTATGGATCGAGGTGATGAAGAACCGCAGCCTGGCGGCCTTTTCCTCGACGGCCGGATGAAGAATCGGCTGGACGTTGACTCCCCGTCGCTCCATCGCCTGCGACATTTCCAAGCAGTGCAGCGAGTTGCCCAAAATG
The sequence above is drawn from the Pirellulales bacterium genome and encodes:
- a CDS encoding BBP7 family outer membrane beta-barrel protein, with amino-acid sequence MSISRLKASLLTLAVQMLCVSVALGTEQGVQQYSSTHPPGPQQASGPPQPGHDRPGPGPTVGDETPSGIDAPGPEFMSIEDMEVWAPADISTYGAGIPANTGWWFSWDYLRYTVSPPKRTIIGNPSISTAYFTGTPNYFGASVGQGIVTLPSSITPPTGTTTLGGSNAGVQLGPMDTGFIGDGPSNGYRWEGGWMDKSHGFLLSAFRLYDNDQQAVGQNVGVPFYAPPQGPYGISLLQGFVDPSGLGHDADLNGNGIFGRYGANPTSGQVPANPGTAPDFGDLATLPTNFTRILVQDHRATWGAEADYVWRLRERYHPTTWEILGGVRYFRWDESFYVLGQGGVLDYSYWNTRAINNLVGPNIGLRFAHRRNRLNLTSEVRYSPMANIQNNQQQGLIAGLTVPGAPATITGNSLNLQPTGWNTAIGKTEFSNLAELRLNLQYQIFNKASVNVGWTGLIVDGIARPSDMINYTLPNMGLLVHGNNRQTVFMQGFTLGFIFNR